A part of Cryptococcus neoformans var. neoformans JEC21 chromosome 4 sequence genomic DNA contains:
- a CDS encoding expressed protein, whose amino-acid sequence MSATSDELVRFFPSATHEALPISIRILSTLRNLTGPGKGNELKSEERAALVGVAAVLACEQIQSKDLPEQSAQKASSVSASHFRSALSLSRRLLSQQASMSPQDSRNKRGDSEDAASLSSGGGLTTQEVLALVTPKTKRYSDFSLSESLANRPVRGSPLRQSVARVASSAPKGQLGPEVTPGRSETASTNHNTELTPTKSAKFVNPRGINLEHPQSSSIPHGKRKRNEDASPFFALRPAMSSAAYPSRSATETNRVKGMDTEDGQNSSWLRRLPEPQISKVQQQRTNAKRRRNKRDWTFSEHCEEWKEGKVSVDEIMIELSDWMKKQETNSGG is encoded by the exons ATGTCTGCTACTAGCGACGAGCTCGTCCGTTTTTTCCCTTCGGCCACCCATGAAGCGCTCCCTATCTCCATCCGCATTCTCTCAACCTTGCGAAATCTCACTGGGCCTGGGAAAGGCAATGAGTTGAAATCAGAAGAGAGAGCAGCTTTGGTAGGAGTTGCGGCTGTGTTGGCATGTGAGCA AATACAGTCAAAAGACTTGCCAGAGCAGTCGGCGCAAAAAGCAAGCTCTGTCAGCGCTTCCCATTTTCGTTCTGCTCTTAGCCTGTCTCGTAGACTCTTATCTCAGCAAGCATCGATGTCACCTCAAGACTCGAGGAATAAGCGAGGAGATTCCGAAGACGCTGCGAGTTTGTCCTCAGGAGGAGGTTTAACGACACAGGAAGTTCTGGCTCTGGTTACTCCCAAGACGAAGAGATACTCAGACTTCTCTCTGTCAGAAAGTCTAGCTAATAGGCCAGTGAGAGGAAGTCCATTAAGACAAAGCGTTGCCCGTGTAGCTTCCAGTGCTCCTAAAGGACAATTGGGACCAGAAGTTACACCGGGACGCTCCGAAACCGCTTCCACAAACCATAACACAGAGCTTACCCCGACAAAAAGTGCAAAATTCGTGAATCCCCGAGGAATTAATCTTGAGCACCCGCAAAGTTCTTCTATCCCACACGGCAAGAGAAAACGTAACGAGGATgcctcccccttcttcgctctACGTCCTGCTATGTCTTCTGCTGCTTACCCATCACGCTCAGCGACAGAGACGAACAGGGTTAAAGGAATGGACACGGAGGACGGACAAAACTCATCATGGTTACGCCGCCTACCCGAGCCGCAGATTTCCAAAGTACAGCAACAAAGAACAAAtgcaaagagaagaaggaacaagaggGATTGGACGTTTAGCGAGCACTGTGAAgagtggaaagaaggaaaagtaTCCGTTGACGAA ATAATGATTGAGTTGTCAgattggatgaagaagcaagagacAAATTCAGGTGGTTGA
- a CDS encoding RNA ligase (ATP), putative — MSPAPPPPQPSTYASKHPESTPRLLSALRDLHATDPKAIRTTVHRYPAALYAHGQNEHARDRLITSWKMTEHMYFKKSLVFPTLARGLFTEEVLEGDPVPPLEACSGQIGSDPDAPRERIVLRGYDKFFNTGEVSWTEWDAMKQHTQGPYYLTLKSNGCLILISALSPTHLIVASKHSLGTTTAAEGVDLSGSEKLIDKEKPAQKCGDSALGPEISQIRTIPSFPPTVGSLDKHFKDLTLEQSQANQSLSKNALKKAEKAALKYAQKVINEGKSEDSAQITAAEEKKEIKENEEAQQHAEVGRRWLKRTLESSGKTEEELAQKLWEKNLTAVLELCDDSFEEHVIATPEHWTGLHLHGLNSNTPHFSTSSPSDVATFAKEFGFIQTKYIQLETLEQVKSFTADLAQSGTWEGEMIEGFVVRCTVKNGQDGMSQGAPPYRANSPFFFKIKFEEPYLLYRQFREITRVMLPLLENTNPQKREEIWKKVRSRAKRPEVKLYSTWVGEMMKKEPELFEDYNRGVIRVRERFLKWAEEDGKKKWDDARAGKIDKEQRAGDRDGLPKKWIVVPAAIPGCGKTLLGVALSRIFGLAHTQSDDITAKRTAPTFIKNVTDLLATYDVVFADRCNHIPKHYDELAKIAEDKKLQKFDTRLICVTWDLDTFPYYRLLRILSDRVVARGENHQTLRPDPTLDAEHEAVVGRFIRDYTPPDPAIFEDIISVSVMDSAKVTLTKVVRGLTKSLGLTMPSEDVINQGLEAASLYKTTTPYHPVARQGRSTRYFAVAPEINLYELACGAIEPFRDTEKGQSAWSFLDELYKRGRITAKPHVTLSHENNVKAEMEVRNRTGAREGRDDSELAQSPGPEEILWETCKSIATSKYPPLYSFSLTHLVWDDRTMAFCLSGLSPVISPTPDEPDGAASPSLCPDLDSVLPQATKTYLHVTVGTRDADVPAFESRSLVKIVRERLEAGEQEGEIEEVVANGGNVKWMKIGLARSEGRIRGMA; from the exons ATGTCCCCCgccccgcccccgccccaGCCAAGCACCTACGCGTCGAAGCACCCGGAGAGCACCCCCCGTCTCCTTAGTGCCCTCCGCGACCTCCACGCCACAGACCCCAAGGCCATCAGGACCACCGTACATCGATACCCAGCAGCTCTGTACGCCCACGGGCAGAATGAGCATGCCAGAGACCGGCTCATAACGAGCTGGAAGATGACAGAGCATATGTACTTCAAAAAGTCCCTCGTATTTCCCACTCTTGCTAGAGGCTTGTTTACCGAAGAAGTACTGGAAGGAGACCCTGTACCTCCTTTGGAAGCATGTTCCGGCCAGATCGGAAGTGACCCAGATGCGCCCAGGGAGAGAATAGTACTCAGAGGCTACGACAAGTTCTTTAATACTGGCGAAGTCTCATGGACTGAG TGGGACGCGATGAAACAACACACCCAGGGACCGTATTACCTTACGCTCAAATCCAATGGTTGCCTGATCCTCATATCTGCGCTTTCTCCCACCCATCTCATTGTGGCCTCCAAGCATTCCCTTGGCACCACCACAGCTGCTGAAGGCGTCGATTTGTCTGGTTCAGAGAAACTAAtcgacaaggaaaagcctgCCCAAAAATGCGGAGACTCGGCCTTGGGACCAGAAATCAGTCAAATTCGCACCATACCGTCTTTTCCTCCGACAGTTGGATCCCTTGATAAACATTTTAAAGACCTTACTCTCGAACAATCGCAAGCGAATCAATCACTCTCAAAGAACGCTTTGAAAAAGGCCGAGAAGGCTGCTTTGAAATATGCACAAAAGGTGATAAATGAGGGCAAGTCGGAGGACAGCGCTCAGATTACTGCAgctgaggaaaagaaggagataaaggagaatgaggagGCACAGCAACACGCAGAGGTCGGAAGACGGTGGTTAAAACGGACGTTGGAATCCAGCGGGAAaacagaggaagagttggcaCAAAAACTCTGGGAGAAAAACTTGACTGCAGTGCTTGAG CTTTGTGACGACTCATTTGAAGAGCACGTGATAGCCACTCCTGAGCATTGGACGGGACTTCACCTCCACGGCCTCAATTCAAACACCCCGCACTTTTCCACTTCCTCACCATCTGATGTGGCGACATTTGCAAAAGAGTTTGGATTCATTCAGACCAAATATATCCAGCTCGAAACCCTCGAACAAGTCAAGTCCTTCACAGCCGATCTGGCACAAAGCGGCACCTGGGAAGGTGAAATGATTGAAGGTTTTGTAGTTCGCTGTACGGTTAAAAATGGGCAAGATGGCATGAGCCAGGGCGCGCCTCCATATCGAGCCAACTCTCCGTTTTTCTTCAAAATCAAGTTTGAAGAACCATATCTTCTCTATCGCCAGTTCCGCGAGATAACCCGTGTCATGTTACCTCTGTTGGAGAACACTAATCCccaaaaaagagaagaaatttGGAAAAAAGTACGTTCTCGGGCGAAGAGGCCAGAGGTCAAACTTTACTCTACATGGGTGGGCgaaatgatgaagaaagagcCCGAACTATTTGAAGATTATAACCGTGGGGTAATTAGAGTCCGAGAAAGGTTTTTGAAATGGGCCGAGGAAGACGGCAAGAAAAAGTGGGATGATGCGAGGGCGGGCAAGATTGATAAGGAGCAAAGGGCTGGCGATCGGGATGGACTACCAAAAAAGTGGATCGTAGTACCTGCTGCTATTCCTGGTTGCG GTAAAACCCTATTGGGTGTCGCCCTTTCTAGAATATTTGGTTTGGCCCATACGCAGAGCGATGACATTACCGCTAAAAGGACCGCACCTACTTTCATCAAAAACGTGACGGATCTCCTTGCCACGTACGACGTCGTTTTTGCAGACAGATGTAATCATATCCCCAAGCATTACGACGAACTCGCCAAGATCGCAGAAGACAAAAAGCTTCAAAAATTCGATACCCGTCTTATCTGTGTCACTTGGGACCTTGATACCTTCCCGTATTaccgccttcttcgcaTTCTTTCTGATCGGGTGGTTGCCCGTGGAGAAAACCATCAGACTCTGAGGCCTGATCCTACCCTTGATGCGGAGCACGAGGCGGTGGTAGGCAGGTTCATTCGAGACTATACACCACCTGATCCTGCCATCTTTGAGGATATCATCAGCGTCAGTGTGATGGACAGCGCCAAGGTTACATTAACAAAGGTTGTACGAGGTCTTACGAAATCTCTCGGTTTAACGATGCCATCGGAAGATGTCATCAACCAAGGCCTAGAAGCCGCAAGTCTGTACAAGACGACTACACCATATCATCCCGTAGCTCGGCAGGGCAGGTCTACTCGCTACTTTGCTGTGGCTCCAGAAATAAATCTTTACGAACTCGCCTGCGGAGCTATCGAACCCTTTAGAGATACTGAAAAAGGTCAAAGTGCTTGGTCGTTCTTGGACGAGTTGTATAAACGTGGGAGGATTACTGCTAAACCACACGTTACTCTATCGCACGAGAATAACGTAAAGGCTGAAATGGAAGTTAGAAATAGGACTGGAGCACGTGAAGGTAGGGATGACTCAGAGCTTGCTCAGTCTCCTGGGCCAGAAGAGATTCTATGGGAGACTTGCAAATCCATCGCCACTTCCAAGTACCCCCCGCTCTATTCATTTTCTCTCACCCACCTTGTATGGGATGATCGTACTATGGCATTTTGCCTCTCTGGCTTGTCTCCCGTAATCAGTCCTACACCAGATGAACCAGATGGCGCTGCTTCGCCATCTTTATGTCCCGATCTGGATAGCGTGTTACCACAGGCCACGAAAACATATCTGCATGTGACAGTCGGTACCAGAGATGCGGACGTGCCAGCTTTTGAGAGTCGAAGCCTAGTCAAGATTGTCAGAGAAAGATTGGAAGCTGGTgagcaggaaggagaaatcGAAGAGGTCGTCGCAAACGGAGGAAATGTAAAGTGGATGAAAATCGGCCTGGCCAGGAGCGAAGGCAGGATTCGAGGAATGGCCTGA
- a CDS encoding thiosulfate sulfurtransferase, putative, with protein sequence MRLPSIANPYLRTARSFTTSAHLRVPLLLTPKQFNDLPKQTTLPLDATWHMPNSPRSALAEYLNGPRIPNARRFDLDEVAELSVGKNPLSLTHMLPSAERFKKELEKLGIHKDTHVVVYDTIGIFSSPRALYTFKAFGHDKVSVLDGGLPRWIEEGNEVEMGEAGEVGSSEYPKVQGPNKDWVRSYEEIVSNSQKPLSDPTAEIVLDHRPAARFLGINSEPRPNLPSGHIPNSRSLPFTHYLVPATDKKPFTNYKPVPELKQVLVDGVGGEAMWDDIERRDKPLVFSCGSGMTAAIGWLANELIRETEGKAPKSALYDESWTGYALREDSKIARNGHFKP encoded by the exons ATGAGACTTCCATCTATCGCAAACCCCTATCTCAGGACAGCAAGGAGTTTTACAACCTCAGCTCACCTCAGAGTTCCCCTGCTGCTCACCCCAAAACAGTTTAatgatcttcccaag CAAACTACTCTGCCCCTCGACGCCACATGGCATATGCCCAATTCTCCTCGCTCGGCGTTGGCCGAGTATCTCAACGGCCCACGCATTCCCAATGCTCGGCGTTTTGACCTGGATGAGGTAGCCGAACTGTCAGTCGGCAAGAACCCTTTGAGCTTGACTCATATGCTGCCCAGTGCTGAGAGATTCAAGAAGGAACTTG AGAAGCTTGGAATTCACAAGGATACACACGTCGTTGTGTACGACACCATTGGtatcttctcatctcctaGAGCATTGTATACGTTCAAAG CGTTCGGCCATGACAAAGTCTCGGTACTTGATGGAGGACTTCCTAGGTGGATTGAGGAAGGTAATGAAGTTGAGATGGGCGAAGCGGGCGAAGTCGGGTCGAGCGAGTACCCCAAAGTCCAAGGTCCTAATAAAGATTGGGTTCGAT cCTACGAAGAGATCGTATCCAACAGCCAGAAGCCCCTTTCGGACCCCACTGCAGAAATCGTGCTCGATCACCGGCCTGCCGCGCGCTTCCTGGGTATCAACTCGGAGCCTCGACCCAATCTCCCTTCAGGCCATATCCCCAACTCTCGTTCTCTCCCATTTACCCATTATCTCGTTCCTGCCACTGACAAAAAGCCCTTCACGAACTACAAACCGGTTCCCGAGCTGAAACAGGTCCTTGTGGACGGTGTAGGAGGCGAGGCAATGTGGGATGATATTGAGCGCAGAGACAAACCTCTTGTATTTAGCTGTGGGAGCGGTATGACAGCTGCAATCGGATGGCTGGCCAACGAGCTTATCAGAGAAACGGAGGGAAAGGCACCCAAGTCAGCTTTGTATGATGAGTCGTGGACTGGCTATGCCTTGAGAGAGGATAGCAAGATTGCTAGGAACGGGCATTTTAAGCCATGA
- a CDS encoding protein transporter, putative, whose product MSFLFGGNNRSVEGSVDPAKIEMAVAELDMITDVFNRLVNSCHTKCISSTPLNHRYAEGDLLKGESVCIDRCTAKFFEVNKKVGERMSAMGSAAQATGSFGR is encoded by the exons ATGAGTTTTCTTTTCGGAGGCAACA ACCGATCTGTCGAGGGCTCTGtcgaccccgccaaaataGAAATGGCCGTCGCTGAGCTCGATATGATCACAGATGTCTT CAACCGTCTTGTCAACTCATGTCACACTAAATGTATCTCTTCAACACCGCTCAACCACCGATACGCTGAAGGGGATCTTTTGAAGGGCGAAAGCGTGTGCATCGACCGCTGCACTGCGAAATTTTTTGAG GTAAACAAAAAGGTTGGAGAGAGGATGTCTGCTATGGGCAGTGCGGCTCAGGCCACTGGAAGTTTCGGGAGGTAA
- a CDS encoding protein-tyrosine-phosphatase, putative — protein sequence MANKPPPQPLVQVPALFSIVEPGVYRSASPTPSQVPFLAGLNLKTIISLTPEHPIKPLLQFVRTTGISFVHLGLTHWRRPGTDWRPVRYEIIKTALEAYILDTRAHPVLLIDPLGVHQTGCLVGALRMMQGWNFASALMEYRAHAGSKHRYVDEQYIELFDSDLINLPAPQYRPSWWLACDEADPQQVEALASSSGGAGLLADTNGRTQSIV from the exons ATGGCAAACAAGCCCCCCCCCCAGCCCCTCGTCCAGGTCCCcgccctcttctccataGTCGAGCCAGGCGTCTACCGCTCCGCCAGTCCCACTCCGTCGCAAGTGCCCTTCCTTGCCGGCCTCAATCTCAAAACCATCATTTCCCTGACCCCGGAACATCCCATCAAGCCTCTTCTACAATTCGTCCGTACAACAGGTATTTCATTT GTCCATCTAGGGCTCACCCATTGGCGCCGCCCGGGAACGGACTGGAGACCTGTCAGATATGAAATAATCAAAACCGCTCTCGAGGCGTACATCTTGGATACAAGAGCGCATCCCGTCCTACTCATCGATCC GCTGGGGGTGCATCAAACTGGTTGTCTTGTAGGAGCGCTGAGAATGATGCAAGGGTGGAACTTTGCTAGTGCTCTCATGGAG TACCGTGCTCATGCCGGAAGCAAGCACCGCTACGTCGATGAACAGTATATAGAG TTATTCGATTCAGATTTGATAAACCTGCCAGCCCCCCAATATCGGCCTTCATGGTGGCTGGCTTGCGATGAAGCTGACCCGCAACAAGTCGAGGCATTGGCATCATCCAGTGGGGGAGCAGGGTTACTCGCAGACACGAATGGCAGAACTCAATCAATTGTCTAG
- a CDS encoding aldo-keto reductase, putative — protein sequence MSGLSYCPRVGGYLKLSRTPTFTILPIFNSLIMSAPTSFKLNTGASIPAIGLGTWQAKAGEVRQAVAHALKAGYRHIDGALCYQNEDEVGLGIKDSGVPRSEIFLTSKVWSSYHDRVEECLDTTLKSLQTDYLDLYLIHWPVRLAPNGTHPLFPVKPDGSRNLDWDWDQAKTWAQMEDVLKKGKAKAIGLSNAGIPIIEHIIKTGKVTPAVNQVELHPYCPQHALLKYCKEKGILLEAYSPLGSTSSPLHEDPDLLAVAKKHNVPTATVLISYQVNRGVVVLPKSVTPARIESNLKTIKLDEEDMNKLDKLAEGGKQTRFTAPPWGSDFGFPDWFGPGNKDAPEGARLLAGKA from the exons ATGTCGGGGCTTAGTTATTGTCCGAGAGTCGGAGGGTACTTAAAGCTATCCCGCACTCCCACTTTCACAATTCTCCCCATCTTCAACTCGTTAATCATGTCTGCCCCAACCTCTTTCAAGCTCAACACTGGTGCTTCCATCCCCGCTATTGGTCTCG GCACCTGGCAGGCCAAGGCTGGTGAAGTCCGCCAAGCCGTCGCCCATGCTCTCAAGGCTGGCTACAGACACATCGATGGTGCTCTCTGTTACCAG AACGAAGACGAAGTGGGTCTTGGCATAAAGGACAGCGGTGTTCCTCGATCGGAAATCTTCTTGACTTCCAAAGT CTGGTCCTCTTACCACGATCGTGTCGAGGAGTGTTTGGATACTACTCTCAAATCCCTCCAGACCGACTACCTTGACCTCTACCTCATTCACTGGCCTGTGCGTCTTGCACCCAATGGCACTCACCCTCTTTTCCCTGTAAAGCCCGATGGCTCTCGAAACCTCGACTGGGACTGGGATCAAGCCAAGACCTGGGCTCAGATGGAGGAtgtgttgaagaagggcaaggcgAAGGCCATCGGGTTGTCCAATGCTGGTATCCCCATCATTGAGCACATTATTAAGACTGGCAAAGTAACCCCTGCCGTCAACCAAGTTGAACTTCACCCTTACTGCCCTCAACATGCTCTTCTGAAGTACTGTAAGGAGAAGGGTATCCTTCTTGAGGCTTATTCTCCCCTTGGTTCTACTTCATCCCCCTTGCATGAGGACCCTGATCTCCTCGCTGTGGCCAAAAAGCACAATGTCCCCACTGCCACCGTGCTCATCTCCTATCAGGTCAACAGGGGTGTCGTCGTGTTGCCCAAGAGTGTAACTCCTGCCAGAATTGAGAGCAACCTCAAGACCATCAagttggatgaggaagacaTGAACAAACTTGACAAGCTCGCTGAAGGCGGTAAGCAGACCCGGTTCACTGCTCCTCCTTGGGGTTCCGACTTT GGGTTCCCTGACTGGTTTGGCCCTGGTAACAAGGATGCACCAGAGGGTGCTCGCCTCTTGGCTGGCAAAGCTTAA